AAAACCTCTTGCATCCCATTTCCTATCTTTTCTTTATCctattaaaataactttttcctaTTCATACTTTATTACTTTGttctctcacttctatttcCATTCTTAaccactacattttttttttattcctattcatttcaaaatcacattttttgtcTTTCCTCCAACAGTAGTTTTTCTTGTCTGCTCTAcaacggtaactttttttgtcttctctctAGCAGGAACATTCTTTCATCCTATTGTAACGGtaacttcttttttatttttattttttataaataggcATTTTGGTTACAATCACATTCTCACATTCTCATGAACCTAACCCCTATTTCATCTTACAAATTTCCAATTTTTGACTTTATCTCCTACTCACTTCATCAAATGGCTAGTTCGTTCTTCCGTAAATTGTTGCTTAACTTATCCTCTGAAGATGAGTTGGAGGTtgtttttaatgatgatgaCCTATCAGCATCCCAACGTGGTCGCAATCGGCAGCGTCGTAAGTATATTTAGCttgatcatattcaagggcaAAAACAGCTATTTCGTGACTATTTTGCAGAACCACCAATATATCCCTCAAATCTTTTTCGAAGGAGATTTCGTATGAGTTGCCTGCTATTTCTTCGTATTCTTAATGAGGTTGAGGTTTATGAGCCCTACTTCTtccaaaaaaatagataatgtcAGAAGACTTAGTTTATTTTCTATGCCAAAGATAATTGCTACCATTAGAATGCTTGCATATAGAGTAACTgctgattttatggatgaatatatatgaattgGAGAAAGCACCGCAATGGAGAGCCTAAAGAAATTAGTAAAGACAATCCTTGTTGttttttctaatgaatattTGCAGTCTTCAAATGCTAATGATATTGCTCGATTGCTCGCGGTTGGTAAACAACGTGGATTCCCTAGGATGCTCAGAAACTTTGATTGCATGCATTGTAAGTGAAAAAATTGTCCCGCTACGTGGAAAGGTATGTACTCTGACCATATTCGTaaaccaacaattattttagaagcgATTGTTTCGTATGATCTTTGGATATGACATGTAGTTTTTGGTTTGTCTAGTTCACATGACGATATCAATGTGCTAGagagatcttttattttcacagaACTGGCACAAGGTCGTGCTCCAGAAGTAAATTACTCAGCCAATGACAATGAGTACAAAATGGGGTGCTACCTTACTGATGGCATTTATCCAAAGTGGTCAACTTTTGTTAAGACAATTCCATTTCCACAAGGGAACAAGAAGACACATTTTGTAGCAGCACAAGAATCAGCACGAAATGATGTAAAGCGTACATTTGGGATCCTTCAACAATGATTCGCTATCATTTGTGGACCTTCACGAATGTTTAAGATCAaagatcttatatatataatgaaagcatGTATTATTCTACATACCTTGATCATCGAAGACGAGTGTGATGATAATCTGGTCCCAAACATTGAGTATGATCAACTTGATGATGAGTTTCCAAAACTGTCGCGCAATTGTACAACCAAGCTTATGGACTTCACCCAACGTTATCATCAAATTAGAGACATGTCGGCACATCCATCAGCTTCAAGCAGATCTTATTGAACATCAATGGCAATTCTATTCCCAACAGTAGACTAGCAgcataatatttgtattttattcatGTTAGTAGTGACTATATTTTAGTTTATCAAATTTCCATTCCctagagcgaggtgctgtggtaggttcccctccgggtaagaagcgactgaacgttgatggtgaagggagcagctccgggtcgccacagaagtttgtgcaaaggatcggggccagagcgcaggcagcttccggtatacgtattgggggccgagctccagtttgtggtagatgtaatagagcccacgagggcgagtgtcgtcagcgttggaaccagtgctttgagtgtggtcagacaggacactttgctcgtgagtgccctaattggacccaagggaatcagggtggtcatcgcggtggtaggactaatcagaggcaattagttcaggctcgggtgtatgcagtgactcctggtagtgctggcgacgagattccagggactcaggacgctggagttacggcaggtatgggtctaatcttacctttcgtaatggatgccatgtgtggtttattcttgggttttggaaagttatgcaagctgtatccatgcccgttgggtgttggaggttgtgtgattttcttaagagtgttctggttgtatttggtatcctgctttagagtgatgattggccctacaaatttcgagaacgaaattttattttaagggggggaggatgtaacaccccgtatttcagtgtatttttactgaaggattattttttattgttcaaaaaattatcctcttattttaaaattggttggatttttagtaagtttatttctatgattttaatttggtgaaaattatttttatgtgctttccaaatatttatttattgttatgcatttaaattgcttttaatatttaaattaattactgtgggatttaattatttcaatttgactttatcattacgtttaaattattttatttaacttgtggttttaaaatcatctccgttggatcatttttgtgacccaagttatgaggattggacctcatttcttttccctctatttttcttttccttttccttttcattttcttcttttctttttttctttttctttttcttctccctggcTTTCTCCCCCATGCGCGCGAAttccctctccttttctctctccccgcgtccgtttctccccccaccagctgtgataccacctgtgacgccccgactcccacgtacaaaaaaaacaagggaatcgtgacgtcaggatggtgacaacacggtcacacatcccaacgaagtgccagtgtgtgtgcatcatgcaaaggtgcacaataaaagtcgcagcggataatataaataagtcaactaagtaccagaaatttaaatacaaatatttaacacaatttatcttaaaaattatacagtcatcccaaatataatacaaaaggtaaatacataaattgataaaatcataactcactaaacaggagcaatcccagatcactcctccaagggagccaagctaaggctcgtcatcatcatctgcatcaaaatctgcgataccataaaatggtaccataggtaagtataaaccaaacaactctcgggataaaaatacattaatgcaaccaacaatatagcaaaatacatttagccataaaatatcattttttcccagaaaaatgattatttccaacacacgccaaaaatcccattttggcccaaaatatccgtaacacattttcccataaaatgattcacacaaacaatccatttatcggacactgtaggcgggaatcgcaggcgggactctaccaccgtccctgcttaccaccatccctactgcgtgcaccgtaggcgggaatcacaggcgggacacaaccaccatccctgcttaccaccatccctatcgcgtgcaccgtaggcgggaatcacaggcgggactctaccaccaatcctacagttcctttacacacaatgaatacttaacagagcactgtaggcgggaatcacaggcgggacacaaccaccatccctgcttaccaccatccctacagtctcttttccttttattcatatgaaaatccaatttccaataaacacatgaaaatgtatgcaatcatgcgaaaacccagttttctttacaaacatgatcatgcatgcaatatgcgatgtacatgaacaagccgtaaccaacaaccaacaaccacaattcacaatgcaaacaacacacaactccgtccacaatccatccgacccccgaaactcctcgactcagtccggcaaaacaaaccaattcacagataatatgtgttagtgcaaaaacatatttaaatcacgaaagttctttaaggaaaatacttacagtgcaatataataatttccggaggatctcgaagttgcaagtggtgatttctgagcaacaccacagtgtaaaatacactgtggccgtgggtcacagatacccacttttcaacgaggacaaacgaagacccaagattgatagggtagggcctagagaggtcggtgaagccaatggtggcggtggtttgccgtgggtggcggcggaatgggcggtagaagaccaaaatgcccaaatcggaaatgtagttggtggagcttcaccggtgacggatcggaggtggggttgggtccaatgggttgccaagaggtcggggatgaagtggtaggaagatggtggccaatggcggtgcgacggcggcgcaatggcggaaagtgtaccgcggcgtcgtgggtttcgtgggcttcgtggaggctaacggcagcacgaacggcggtgatattggtggggtaggacggccggcggctggggaatctaatgggctgggcggtgtcgaccaccgccggcggacggcggcgcagctggtggggggagaaacggacgcggggagagagaaaaggagagggaattcgcgcgcacgggggagaaagctagggagaagaaaaagaaaaagaaaaaaagaaaagaagaaaagaaaaagaaaaggaaaagaaaaatagagggaaaagaaatgaggtccaatcctcataacttgggtcacaaaaatgatccaacggagatgattttaaaaccacaagttaaataaaataatttaaacgtaatgataaagtcaaattgaaataattaaatcccacagtaattaatttaaatattaaaagcaatttaaatgcataacaataaataaatatttggaaagcacataaaaataattttcaccaaattaaaatcatagaaataaacttactaaaaatccaaccaattttaaaataagaggataaatttttgaacaataaaaaataatccttcagtaaaaatacactgaaatacggggtgttacatgttCCATCTACAGAAGATGGAAAATATGATTCCATAATATCAAGTGGTAATCTGTAATAGTTTCTATAATTGTAAGGGCCAATTTCCTGTTTTCAAAATATCCATGCAAACAATCCAATGGCTACATCTTTATTCTAGCATAAATGTTAACCGCatctaagaaaaattaaatggaCAGAGTATCAATAATGTCCAACCTTCTAACATAATTCTAGAACTGCTCGTCTTAAAAACTTTAAACTGTCTCAATATCAATAACATCTAACCTTAATAGAAATTGTAAATAGTACACTCATCCATACAACAAttgttagaaacaaaaaaaaataaaaaataaacttgttatTTTTTCCAAATCACACCAAATCTTCTGTAGCATTACGTCTCGCCATGATTTCCCTCCATCGTTGCTGGAAATATACCCATTGCAATCCAGGCAAGGTACTTACGTCGATCATCATAATGTGCTCATCTGCTTCCTTCTTGGCAAACTCTACTTTCTCCACCTCCAACCTCAATCTCTCATCCTCTTGACGGATTTTATTTCCCTCTTTTTCCTAGTCATATTCAATCTTGGCGgctttgagaagaaaaaaactctTTCTCCTGAGCATGTGACTCCTCCAAAAGCGTATACTTCAGCTTACTCAGCTTAATAATCTCCTCAGCTGGCCTGCCTTCGGCCTTTCGTTATCTTTTCTCAGCTTTCCTTCCCATTTGCCGTTCCAAATACTAAGCTTCATTGTCCACAACATTCTTTGCctagagataaaaaattgaatctaTTGTAGCTCCCGAACATTGAGTCGGGGTCAGGGACGGGGACATCGTCGACCTTCGCTTTGAACTGTCATTTGTGCAACGCTGAATCCATTTAGGTTGATCCTTCAACAGGTGCCAATAATGCTCGAACTCGAAAAAACATTTCTCTAGCGATTGGTACATGATCTTGGCTTTGTCAAACTTGCAAGTAAACAAAGAAAGACAATTAAGATAATTGAAAATACATTGCtatgtaaaacaaataaaagtatcGATATTCtaccttgtcttgctcggtcatgCCACTTTGATTCAAACCTTCAACTTGGGCTAATTTCACACAAAATTTGTTTGTTGCCTTTTGAATGGATGACCACCAATGTAAAGACTTTATGGTTCGGTCATTTGTGGTTTGTTTAAACTGCTGGAagtattcaaaaaaaattttccaaagTTGGGAGTGTTTTTGGTCAGTTCCAGCAACGACATCAATGCTACAATTAAGCCATGCGGAGATAAGTAACTTATCTTCTTTGGGGGTGAAGCTCGCACCCCTAGCTACTTTCCTTATGCCGAGAGGATCATTATGGGGTATGGATGGAGAGTCATCAACAATCATAGGAGACTCTCCACTTTGACCACCGCAAGTGGGGTCAAGTTGAGGATCTTGACTTAGGAGGTTGGTGAAGTATATATGTCTAGGGTCTTGTGAATCAATCTCTAAAAAAGTATACACACACAAAATTTGATACAAATGTTAGACACATAACAACAAAGTTTGGGGTGATTTTGTAGGCGGCTCAGGAGCCGAGTGGTAACATACTGGAAATTTGGCACCCTCCAATGGCTGCAAAACCAGTTGCCACACCTTATTGGCAGTCTAGATTACCATGCCATAGAGGAGCTAACCAAATTTCCTATGTCACCAACTTGGATTTGTCATCATC
This genomic interval from Juglans microcarpa x Juglans regia isolate MS1-56 chromosome 4D, Jm3101_v1.0, whole genome shotgun sequence contains the following:
- the LOC121260195 gene encoding uncharacterized protein LOC121260195, with the translated sequence MESLKKLVKTILVVFSNEYLQSSNANDIARLLAVGKQRGFPRMLRNFDCMHFFGLSSSHDDINVLERSFIFTELAQGRAPEVNYSANDNEYKMGCYLTDGIYPKWSTFVKTIPFPQGNKKTHFVAAQESARNDVKRTFGILQQ